From Salinirubrum litoreum, one genomic window encodes:
- a CDS encoding ring-cleaving dioxygenase: MSDVTPTPGIHHVTCIAGDPQRNIDFWVETLGLRLVKRSINQDDPGTYHFFFADAEGTPGTSMTFFPWEDLPQGKVGTGQVSTTAFRVPEGSLDYWESRFDDYGVDYDDRVERFGETVLPFRDPDGLPVELVETEIPEDDPVVPWTEFVPSEYAIRGFHSVTLWIADPDPTEGLLETMGFERVGTEQAQSDTPGDRRTRFAASGPVGKYVDVLPTIEGGRQGHGTVHHVAFQTPTDDDQEAMRSAVRGQGLSPTNQIDRHWFRSVYFREHGGVLFELATSGPGYTSDEPLDELGGRLVLPGRFESQREQIEAQLPDVTIPHADPIEADD; the protein is encoded by the coding sequence ATGAGTGACGTGACGCCCACACCGGGCATTCACCACGTGACGTGCATCGCTGGCGACCCCCAGCGCAACATCGACTTCTGGGTCGAGACGCTCGGGCTTCGCCTCGTGAAGCGGTCGATCAACCAGGACGACCCCGGCACGTACCACTTCTTCTTCGCCGACGCGGAGGGGACACCGGGCACCAGTATGACGTTCTTCCCGTGGGAGGACCTCCCGCAGGGGAAGGTCGGCACCGGCCAGGTCTCGACCACTGCGTTCCGCGTCCCCGAGGGGAGTCTCGACTACTGGGAGTCCCGGTTCGACGACTACGGCGTCGACTACGACGACCGCGTCGAGCGGTTCGGCGAGACGGTCCTCCCCTTCCGTGACCCGGACGGGCTCCCGGTCGAACTCGTGGAGACCGAGATTCCCGAGGACGATCCAGTCGTTCCGTGGACCGAGTTCGTCCCGAGCGAGTACGCCATCCGTGGGTTCCACTCCGTGACGCTGTGGATCGCGGACCCGGACCCGACCGAGGGACTGCTGGAGACGATGGGCTTCGAGCGAGTCGGCACCGAGCAAGCGCAGAGTGACACGCCCGGCGACCGTCGAACACGCTTCGCGGCCAGCGGGCCCGTCGGGAAGTACGTCGACGTCCTCCCCACGATCGAGGGCGGACGACAGGGCCACGGAACCGTCCACCACGTCGCGTTCCAGACGCCGACCGACGACGATCAGGAGGCGATGCGGTCTGCGGTGCGGGGACAGGGGCTGTCGCCGACGAACCAGATCGACCGCCACTGGTTCCGGTCGGTGTACTTCCGGGAACACGGCGGCGTCCTCTTCGAACTCGCCACCAGCGGCCCGGGGTACACCAGCGACGAACCGCTCGACGAGTTGGGTGGTCGCCTCGTCCTCCCCGGTCGGTTCGAGAGTCAGCGCGAACAGATCGAGGCGCAACTCCCGGACGTGACGATTCCGCACGCCGACCCGATCGAAGCCGACGACTGA